Part of the Palaemon carinicauda isolate YSFRI2023 chromosome 8, ASM3689809v2, whole genome shotgun sequence genome is shown below.
tgtaaaggatagtgagatttatgaaaatattttgcaaaatgcTTAATGAACtgattgaaagacggtgccaaagactaatatctagatcaggaacatgaaatttaatagactgtaagttcttgtccaacaaaataagataagaaacagcagctgaagatcagacaggagaacaatacttgaaacaaggtaaacttcatgaattaaaacacttcagaataaaaGGATCCCCGAAACTCTTAAAGGACTTTCTAAATAAGTCATTATTTTGgtcagttgaagaagacacagacctaatgcgctTCTCAACaataaatttgctgtagagaatcacacccaaaattctaAAAAAGTCATacgaagttaaagaaacattatcaatgctgagatccggatgttgaagagcaactgtcctcgacctacttacaatcatactttgagttttgtagaaatcaatttcatgccccataatttgcaccatgcactaattttagctagatctctatcaaaggattcagcaacccaagatctacatttattagatggaatggatgcaaaaagagtttgttctcgtatccatgttgctctttttgtctcgtagtgttattcgcatcattattctttccataactccttGAATTATAATTGCCTTATGCTaaatttagtaaggctctaagtttctgatgcataagttaatactggtagtattatcttattaaatacttttctttttagagaaagataaattttacatttcatagtctcGTTTTCTTTagtaaaatctctccatcccagccttatccttctattaatttagGTCTTATGTCCGGGAGAGAcccttattgtctgtcctaagtaactGTATttgttaacaatctccagaggatcTTCCGTAACCCTTAACTTTTCTCTGAATTTTCTTTGAAGATTATCTACGATTACTCATATTGATTTTTAGTCATATATTACGGCTTTCTTTATTGAAATCATCCATCACCCTTTGTAATTCTTtatacgatatatttatatatatatatatatatatatatatatatatatatatatatatatatatatatatatatatatatacacagtatatatatatatatatatatatatatttatatatttaaatatatatatatatatatatatatatatatatatatatatatttaaatatatatgtatatatgtatatatatatatatatatatatatatatatatatatatatatatatatatatatatatatatatatatatatatatacatatatgtgtgtatacatatacatatatatatatatatatatatatatatatatatatatatatatatatatatatatatatagatatatatatatatatatatatatatatatatatatatatatatatatatatatatactgtatatatatatatatatatatttatatatatatatatatatatatatatatatatatagactatatatatatatatatatatatatatatatatatatatatatatatatatatatatatatatatatatatatatactgtatatatatacacacacacacacacacacatatatatatatatatatatatatatatatatatatatatatatatatatataatatatatatatatatatatatatatatatatatatacacacacatatatatatatatatatatatatatatatatatatatatatatataaatatatatatatatatatatttaaatatatatatatatatatatatatatatatatatatatatatatatatatatatatatatatatatgtaaatgtgtgtgaatgtgtgaatgtgtgtgggtgtgtgtgcacgTTATTATGTGACAACGATTTATATGCATTGGGAGTCTAGTCAATTATTGTACATCTGTTGTTCAAGTGATGTCAACTGTAAATTTTATTGCAGCACCTGAGTATATTTGTCGATAGAAACACAAATGGGAAAGTCTGGAAGTAGGAATATTTCCAACAGTAAAAGGGTTtcagtattatttttcttttatgatatgTGATATGAAAATATTCAAGATTAATTAAACAACTAGTAATTTTTTTCATTTGGTTGGAAATTTTGGCACTTTGAAAATAAGTCTTTACAGTGGAGATCATTACCCATGAAAAAAGAAGAGTACATTTTTATTAATGATTCCataaattactttcctggatccTCCACTGGCTATCTAAAATTTCCTTTCTGGATTCTTCCTAGATCAGGCCTCAAATTACATTGCTGGATCCTTTAATGATTATGTTCCAAATAACTTTTTGGATCGTTTTTGATAATGTCTTAAATTTTCCTAATAGTCATTAGAAATACATATTTCAAGGGTATAAAAAAGGATATTACAATGTAGTATTTTAACCAATTGAAACAACGTAATTCTATTAGCATCTATTTAAGAATGATACGAGTATGCAAGTTTTCATAACTCAAAAAgtgtacagtaaaagaaaaaaaaaaccgccagATAGATTGACTATAAAAGCACTCGCACGCTCACTTACTCACACATagacgcgcgcgtacacacacacacacacacacacacacatatatatatatatatatatatatatatatatatatatataccttatatatacatttatttaccttacaccgggatcgaaccctggccccttcAAATAAATTGCCAGGTAGCTTCCAACCAccccggtgtatatatatatatatatatatatatatatatatatatatatatatatatatatatatatatatatatatatatatatatatatatatatatatatatatatatataatgtgtgtgttcacctatgtgtgtgtatacagtattaaaatttacGTCTGAGATTGAATGCAGGAAATTTCCTTACGATTAAAATATATACTGAATAATATGATGAACATTTTACTTAATATTCTTAAACGTTAGATAATTGTATAATTTCGAGTTGGATATTAATTTAAGATTATACTAAATAAACTTCATTCTCAGTAGATCCATccatcttttatcatattttaaatAATAGATGGACGTATTGCTAGAAATACCCCCGGCTTGGAAAATTTTTTTCCCCTTTACATGTAAAGTAATATTATCGTACGATGCATATGCAAATTAATGgattatatgaaaaattttgtttGATTATAATTACTCGCCCCATGAAAAATATTTGCAACTGCCAAAGCAGGCCGGGAGTAATTTCCGAAACACAGCTTTTAATACCGGGTAGCCTATCTACACAAAGCCGAATGGGTCACGCATAAGCTTAGGTAACAGATCGTAACTTTAGAGGACTCTTGTTGACGGACACACTTTTAACACCACTTTTCTAAATTATTGTAAGCTTAGTTGATAAAAGAAATTCTTTGTTTGAATTTGGAGTCAGGAACAGATGAATCCCATTTATAGGGAAAATCAGGTTTGTAATTCAGCAAATTTGTTCGAATATCATTAAGTTTTACttcctacaaaaagaaaaaaaaagaaaaaaaatatgatgtgtCTTTTTCTGTAACACAATAGTTGAATGAACTTATGATATAAGATCTAAGAACAAAATTTTTAATGTATAaatgttatgattatttttttttcagatgaggtACAGGACGTCTTTCAGAGATAAGGGGTTCTCCTTCATCTTTATTATTCTACTCTACTGCCTAATGCCTACGGTCATTATAAGAACACCTATGAAAAAGGAATACATGATTAATAGCCACTTTCTGACAAGTGACAAAATCTTTACTGAATGTGACATTACCTTCAATTTAGGAGTTTGTCGCTGCAACAGAAGTATTCGAGCTAACTTACCCGAGATTTGTCCAAACAAGTTTCCTGATGTTGAAGAAGTACTCAAAAAAATGAAAGCGTCATTTGGAGAGACCATCTGCGGAGACTGGGCCACATTAAGAGGACCTAATCAGAGGGTAAATTAGATCATTATATCTCAACCGTTGTTTTAGGTGCTTTTTAATACTTAGTCTTCATATGTCTAATTGGAAATCGAAGGGATTTAAATGGTGATATACTTGTAGGTTTCAAACTTTTTTCACCTCCAGGCTCTTTATACAAAGAAAGATGCTCACCAAAAAAATTTTGTAGCTGCCAATTTCATTGAAATTGCCAACTAATCATGGATACTGATGATCAACGCAAATTGTCTTTAATCAGTAGTtgtgagttaatttttttttttccttctggatGACCAGCAAAATTCTAAACAGAGCCTCACATTACTTTATCAAGCTGAAGGCTTAATTATCATTATACTTTCACCTGAAAATTCATGGTTTACAAAGTACTTAATGACTAAAATGTGGTTTTACTTTCACGTATATTCTCTTAGGTTCTTTGGTGTGCTTAAATGCTGTTACCATAGGGGGATGCAATAGGAACTTGACTATTtacgttttattaaaaaaaaaaaaaggttaggattttatctataaaaatatataaaagttaggCAGTTGTGTCTTGCGGCAAGCTGCGACTAGGTCTTAACAGAAAAACGGCCTGGACATGACTTCTTTATTAACAAgacatcacaagcttatatacaaaaatGTTGATGATAACAATGACATGAAACTTTAATGATATGAACTATGCAATGGGAAGATTAAAACAGTTTTTCTAATATCAACGTGGGAgagtgaaagaaagaaaaagagcaattgCATTATAATGTACAATCATGTATGGAATATACGTGTATTACATAGTTCCCACCCCAAAAAAAagtcatacatgtgaaataggggtCACTTCTCTAGAGAAGAACTGTATGCGGGTCATCTTGCAAGAGATACGTtagttttaggcgatcaatgaagATCCATTCTTCTTTGACACACaggttaattaagaaagccttcagctTACGACAGTTTACGAGGAAACGCCCTGTGTAAGGAGCTTCCAGTGGTTGGATTACGAGTGTAGGTGAAAGAGAAGAAATGTGTTGTAGTGTTTAGATTTTCCGGCATGTGTTGctttgctaggggcttgtaagtctggcagcagggAGTAAATTTCCCCTCAGAGTGAAGTAGTcactggagattatcggaggatCTTGCAGACGGATAGAAAGTCTTTAATGAGAGCACAATACGGTTTCCAGACAAGTTCTATGTTACCTTAATTACAAGGACACATCTACAttgaaaatatttaccattttccattgctagtttttctttcatttcgttaCCATTTTTTTTCTAAGAGATGAAAGATTCTTTTATTCTTCACAAAAAAGTTGTAGCTATTCTGTTTTGTATTATAGCATATTAGAGGGTTTATAGATCATAGTTTAGTTAAATTGATAATGTCGGTAATGTAATAAGAATGTATTTCAGGATTTTAGGACTTACTTGCATGGAATATATAGTAGTTTATGATGATAAATGGCAGTAACTTAAATCAACTTTCAGTGCGGTTAGTGAAAACCAAGCCAACtggaaatggaaaatgaaaatactctaCTATAGGCTTACAAGAAAAAAACATAGCTAGAGAAGCGCTATAGCTTTTCTATTCTTGCAGAAAATTTCCTTGATGAATTTCATATAGATTCTATTTTACCTTGCAGGTAGCCAGTTATTCAATTTAAGGACCTTTTTTGAACGACTATTATCTCGGCATCGAATACATGCTTCCTCGATTATTGCAAATGTATCCTGGATGGAATATGAGACTATACCATCATATGAACCTGTCTGACCCAAGAGTTAATGAATGGATATGTGGACTGGCCTGCCAATATCCACATTTTGATCTTTGCAACGCCGAAAACCTTCACAGTAAGAtctggtaatgtttttttttcttttttttttctagcataccAATCATTCACAAGTTTTCATGACTTGCTAGTTTCTCTGTTACCCATTTCCTACAAATGGTCAGatccgactatatatatatatatatatatatatatatatatatatatatatatatatatatatatatatatatatatatatatatatatatatacagtatgtatatacagtatatatatatatatatatatatatatatatatatatatatatatatatatatatatatatatttatgtatgtatatatatacatatatatatatatatatatatatatatatatatatatatatatatatatacatatatatatatatatatatatatatatatatatatatatatatatatatatatgtgtgtgtgtgtgtgtgtgtgtgtgtatgtatatatattgttttgcccATGAAGGAGGTTGGGATAGATGAGGTCTATTTATTGGTATTTTGCAAGTCATCTAGGGAAAGAATACAATCCCCACACTCTTTTTCTTAACGTCAATCATTTCTGGTATCCCCTTAACACTGGAAGGACTTGTAGGAGAATTCACAAATGTAAACTAAtcgggccagggcaccagccacccgttgagatattaacactagagagttatggagtcctttgactgtccagacagtactacattggttctttatctctggttacggttaacttttcctttgcctacacatacaacgcatagtcaggcatattctttacagactctcctctctcttcatacacctgtcaacactgagattaccaaacaatatttattcaccaaaggggttaactactgcactttaattgttcagtggctactttcctcttggtaagggtagaagaaactatttagctatggtaagcagctcttctaggagaaggacactccaaaaccaaaccagtgttctctagtcttgggaaatgccatagcctctgtaccatggtcttccactgtcttgggttagagttcccttgcttgagggtacactcgggcacggtactctatttaatttctctttctcttgttttgttaaagtttttgcagtttatataggagatatctattttaatggcgttgctattcttaaaatatttcatttttcttttttccctttcctcactgagctattatccctgttggggtccctgggcttatagcatcctgcttttccaactagggttgtagcttagcaagtaataataatatatatatatatatatatatatatatatatatatatatatatatatatatatatatatatatatatatatatatatatatatgtatgtatgtatatatattaacacacatattACAGTAACATATTACGATCTGATGTAAAAACTTACTAGagcaaattttttaaattttaaatgtttttttttttttttcttttcttttcgagACAATATATAGCAAACCAATACTGTGATATAACCTACATATAGTAGGGAGAGAGTACTAATGAAGTGAGAAAAGTTTGGGAGAGGAAAAGGTAGGTTGAATGTAGCAATATAGGTAAAGGAAAAGTACATATTCCATTAAGAAGACAAGTCTCCTTCAAGTAATTTTTCTCTATTATTTACGGCGTTGACATTGAACATCTTCATCTTTCGAAATTTCGGCTCCTCTTAACTAGCCAGCTGTATTTACTCCTTCGTTTTTTTGAGAGTTTGTAAGTTCAATCATACTTTTAAcctaaaaaatattgtaaaatttctATCACTATATCATTCCTCCAGTTGATGGTTTGAAAACCGGCAAAATTGATCAAGTTTCACATAGTCTTtaaattttcttgatttatttttgcCCAcaacatgttattattatcatcattattcttaccagccaagctacaaccgtagtcggAGAAGCCAAAGTATACAAGTTCAAGGGCTCCACCGGGGTAattagcccagtgcggaaaggaactAGAGATATAATGATATCTGTACAtgtaagaaatagtaaaaaaatatatgaGTCTAGGATCAGTCATAACATTACAATATATCAGTTATGAAATGAGGctaatgtcaacctgtttaacGGGAAAGAATTTGCAAGTTTGAAATGAAATTCAAAATTCAATCCCCCAAATAGTAAGATCagtccacaatctggttacagcgggaataacacttctaaaattttgtgtagtattgaatcttataatggagaaggcaacaCTGTTAGAAATCACTGCATACTTAGTTACATACAGTCTGTGAAATCTGTGAGCAGACCAGAGAATAGCAGATCATATAATCTCATACATTATGATCTTTAAAACATTAATGTGATTTATTATCTCAAAAAGATTCCTTTTCATTGTAATAACTTATCACGCAAATGTTTAGtatctttttttccttattttcctttcttggtattttttataaatactttactTAACTTCATTTAGTTTTGTTAATATCTCTTAAACAAAGGAGAtcatatcaaaggaaaattttgtCACATAGTTTTGTCCTTTCCTTGTGAATGCTATTCCATTTTCAACGATAAATAACCTTAAATGCACTTTTATGGTAACCATAGAATAACATCAATTTCATCCAAGTCTTAGGTAACATAACAAACTCGACCGGTCGGGCGTGGAGGTTTGCCGTCCTGGGAGACAAATTCGTCGAGAGATTCATAGTGAGGGACACCGATTCTCCCATTTATCAGAGAGAAGTGGATGCTGTTCAAGAATGGATCTCAGAGGGAACTGTTAGTATCTGAGATGTAATTTCTCAAGTAAATATTAAGGGAACCATTGCCTGAAccacaattttttattttatttaaatacacGGTAATGTTAAAGACCAGAATTGAGAGGAAATTCGTTGTGGTAATGACTTGTGTCGTTTACTTTACGATAGACCTTGTTAAtggtaaaaagattatatatatatatatatatatatatatatatatatatatatatatatatatatatatatatatatatatatacataaatacatataaatatatgtatatttatacatacatatacacacacacacatatatatatacagtatatatatatatatatatatatatatatatatatatatatatatatatatatatatatatatatatatatatatatgtgtgtgtgtgtgtgtatatatatatatatatatatatatatatatatatatatatatatatatatatatatatatatatatatttatatatatatatatacatatataaatatatatatatatatatatatatatatatatatatatatatatatatatatatatatatataattatatatatgtatatctatgtatataaatatatatatatatatatatatatatatatatatatatatatatgtatgtatgtatatatatatatatatatatatatatatatatatacacatatatatttatatatatatatatatatgtatatttatatataaatattttgataaatatatatatatatatatatatatatatatatatatatatatatatatatatatatatatatatatatatatttatatatatatatatatatatatatatatatatatatttatatatatatgtaaatatcacccacgaacgtcatttaataccgaattctatcttgggaatatatatccacttggaattcattttatggtaacaacttctggccgggtggagattcgaacccccacctgtgcggctggaaactatgcctacagtgactctaccgagagagctatctctcttgatagctcactcggtagagtcactgtactgtacgcatagtttccagccgctcaggtgggggttcgaatctccacccggccaaaagctgttaccataaaatgaattccaggtggatatatattcccaagatagaattcggtattaaatgccgttcgtgggtgatatttacattgattgaaatcatgtgtgcttgtgatatatatatatatatatatatatatatatatatatatatatatatatatatatatatatatatatatatatatatatttgtatgtatatattcacctTGAAATTATTGGCGCCGAAGAGTTCATTTCCTTTGGTATCTTGGCAAATAATTGTGCGAGAGGTTGCCAGCTCCCGCTAGTGGTGTTCATTTACAACTGAATGGACTTGCAGGCATTATTTTTGGTAAAACATGATCATGAATTTTGCAGAGTCAGCTCTAAAGTACttgattggtttatatatatatatatatatatatatatatatatatatatatatatatatatatatatatatatatatatatatatatatatatatatatatatatatgtgtgtgtgtgtgtgtgtgtgtgtatatatatatgtatatatacgtatatatatatatatatatatatatatatatatatatatatatacacacacacacacacacacacacatatatatatatatatatatatatatatatatatatatatatatatatatatatatatatatatatatatatatatatatacatgcacacacacactcacacacacacacacacatatatatatatatatatatatatatatatatatatatatatatatatatatatatatatatatatatatatatatatatatatatgtatatatatatatatgtatatatatatatatatatatatatatatatatatatatatatatatatatatatatatatatattcctacaaataTTATTCAGCAAATATTCTGATCGAATTTTTATCAATAGCAAGGCAAAAAAGGACGATGTCTTTCAAAGGTCTTGCTTGCTTCATCCCAGTATCCACCAGCTGATTACCATTAACAATTCATTGTATTACAATAAATaatgtcctgttttttttttctttaagaaaatagatttaaattaCTAACATTTTTCATATGTTTAACAGAGAAATTAGTTGCAGAGTATGAGCTGAAATGTAGTTAATCTATGTTAGTTTTTCTATTAGCCACTGAATGATAATTAACGTAATTTACCCTATCCTTCAAGTGCTTCCATGTAATGAGAGACCATCCTTGGCATAATGTCCCTGTTCCGGGTGGTCTCTGGGGTGGGTGCAATAACTGGAAACCCCAAGAAGTTCTCGATATCGCTAAGAGTGTCTTTCAAATGGCCAATTCAACACGTTCTGACCAGGGACAAGTTTGCGTAAGTATGATTGAAATATGACATGTTGTATTTATCATTCCAAATAGGAATACttcttaaaaatattgaaaaaaactacCTTTTTTGTTTCTTGCATTTTTCTTCTCAATTCTACTTATAACTCATGGAATGGTGTTTAGGAAAAAGATATTACAAAAAGGGGTTTAAACCAGTTTCTGAAACTGGAATTGCTTTGTGATTTTGTTTGTTTAATGATTAGACAAAATAATTTAGTGGCTATGAATAATATCTTTAGCTGTTGCTAAAAAGCTTTAATATCCCAAAATTCTTATTGACTTAATAATTAccaagggcaccagccatccgatgagataataccgctagta
Proteins encoded:
- the LOC137645029 gene encoding uncharacterized protein, with the protein product MLPRLLQMYPGWNMRLYHHMNLSDPRVNEWICGLACQYPHFDLCNAENLHILGNITNSTGRAWRFAVLGDKFVERFIVRDTDSPIYQREVDAVQEWISEGTCFHVMRDHPWHNVPVPGGLWGGCNNWKPQEVLDIAKSVFQMANSTRSDQGQVCKRIYPLARENGTIHDSYSCNQFRGSKPFPTQRYNDTYVGQKSLLKYFRRMALKPCHVNCRPKNHKDWLYC